Proteins encoded by one window of Nicotiana tabacum cultivar K326 chromosome 10, ASM71507v2, whole genome shotgun sequence:
- the LOC107811023 gene encoding protein CTR9 homolog, giving the protein MASVYIPVQNSEEEVRVSLDQLPRDASDILDILKAEQAPLDLWLIIAREYFKQGKIDQFRQILEEGSSPEIDEYYADVRYERIAILNALGAYYSYLGKIETKQREKEEHFIMATQYYNKASRIDMHEPSTWVGKGQLLLAKGDIEQAFAAFKIVLDGDRDNVPALLGQACVQFSRGRYSDSLELYKRALQVYPECPAAVRLGIGLCRYKLGQVEKAKQAFRRVLELDPENVEALVALAILDLQNNDASGIRRGMEKMQRAFETYPYCAMALNYLANHFFFTGQHFLVEQLTETALAVTTHGPTKSHSYYNLARSYHSKGDYEKAGMYYMASVKESNKPHEFVLPYYGLGQVQLKLGDLRSSQANFEKVLEVYPESYETVKALAHIYVQLGQTEKAQEYLKKATKIDPRDPQAFLDIGELLISNDPAAALEAFKTARNLLKKSNEEVPIELLNNIGVLHFERGEFELAAQSFKEALGDGIWLKFLDAKGQSDDPTSEGHLYSNGEARSDMFKSAQYPINASESVQQYKDFQLFHRLEEQGISVELPWNKVSTLFNMARLLEQLHDTETASIFYRLILFKYPGYVDAYLRLAAIAKARNNVQLSIELIGDALKVDEKCPDALLMLGDLELKNDDWVKAKETFRAAKDATDGNDSYATLCLGNWNYFAAIRNEKRAPKLEATHLEKAKELYTKVLFQHNANLYAANGAGVVLAEKGQFDISKDLFTQVQEAASGNVFVQMPDVWINLAHVHFAQGNFALAVKMYENCLRKFYHNTDSQVLLYLARTHYEAEQWQDCKKTLLRAIHLAPSNYTLRFDSGVALQKFSASTLQKTKRTVDEERATVAELKNAVRLFSLLSAASNLHVHGFDEKKIETHVGYCKHLLEAAKVHCEAAEREDQQNKQRLELARQVILAEENRRKAEEQRKYQLERRKQEDELKQVMQQEQHLERIKEQWKSSTPASKRKDRPQTEDDEGGHGEKRRKKGGKRRKRDKKSHYESEEAEAEMDDQEEMDDGDRHRNYEEPYYPTNDHDEQAEDNPQDLLAAAGLEDSDAEDDTAAPSANASRRRQALSESDEDEPLPRQGSDGEGGGDATVDDDE; this is encoded by the exons ATGGCGAGTGTGTACATTCCAGTACAAAATTCCGAGGAGGAAGTTAGGGTATCATTGGACCAACTCCCAAGGGATGCTTCTGACATTCTTGACATTCTCAAGGCTGAACAAGCTCCTCTTGATCTCTGGCTTATTATCGCT AGGGAATATTTTAAACAAGGGAAAATCGATCAGTTTCGACAAATATTGGAAGAAGGTTCTAGTCCAG AGATTGATGAATATTATGCAGACGTGAGGTATGAGAGGATCGCCATTCTAAATGCATTGGGTGCATATTATAGTTATCTTGGGAAGATTGAGACgaaacaaagagaaaaagaggAGCACTTTATTATGGCAACTCAATATTATAATAAAGCATCTAGAATTGACATGCACGAGCCCTCTACTTGGGTTGGAAAAG GTCAGCTTTTACTTGCCAAGGGCGATATAGAGCAGGCATTTGCTGCTTTCAAGATTGTACTTGATGGAGATCGTGATAATGTTCCTGCTCTCCTGGGTCAG GCCTGTGTTCAGTTTAGCCGTGGACGATATTCTGATTCACTGGAGCTATATAAG AGGGCCTTGCAAGTTTATCCAGAATGTCCTGCTGCGGTAAGGCTCGGAATAGGTCTCTGTCGATACAAGTTGGGCCAAGTGGAAAAGGCAAAGCAGGCTTTTCGTCGTGTATTGGAG TTAGACCCAGAGAATGTGGAGGCTCTGGTGGCACTAGCAATTCTGGATTTGCAAAACAATGATG CGTCTGGTATTAGGAGAGGAATGGAAAAGATGCAAAGAGCTTTCGAGACATATCCCTACTGTGCAATGGCTCTAAATTATCTGGCCAATCATTTTTTCTTCACTGGTCAGCATTTTCTAGTGGAGCAATTGACTGAGACTGCACTTGCTGTAACCACACATGGGCCAACTAAGTCTCATTCGTACTACAATTTGGCACGCTCATACCACAGCAAG GGTGACTATGAGAAAGCTGGAATGTACTACATGGCATCTGTAAAAGAAAGCAATAAGCCGCATGAATTTGTATTACCCTATTACG GATTGGGACAAGTACAGCTGAAGTTGGGAGATCTTCGGAGTTCGCAGGCAAACTTTGAGAAAGTTTTGGAGGTTTACCCTGAAAGTTATGAGACAGTGAAA GCTCTTGCACACATTTATGTGCAGCTTGGCCAGACAGAGAAAGCTCAGGAATACTTGAAGAAAGCCACTAAAATTGATCCTCGTGATCCCCAG GCCTTTTTGGATATAGGAGAACTGTTAATCTCAAATGATCCTGCTGCTGCTTTAGAAGCCTTTAAAACA GCGCGGAATTTACTTAAGAAGTCAAATGAAGAAGTACCAATTGAGTTACTCAACAACATTGGCGTCCTCCATTTTGAAAGGGGAGAATTTGAG CTTGCTGCACAAAGTTTCAAGGAAGCCCTAGGTGATGGTATATGGCTTAAATTCCTTGATGCTAAAGGACAGTCTGATGATCCAACTTCTGAAGGGCATTTATATTCCAATGGTGAAGCACGATCTGATATGTTTAAAAGTGCACAATATCCAATCAATGCCAGTGAATCTGTTCAGCAATACAAGGACTTCCAGCTGTTTCATAGACTTGAGGAACAAGGAATTTCTGTGGAACTTCCTTGGAATAAAGTTTCAACACTCTTTAACATGGCAAGATTACTGGAGCAGTTGCATGACACAGAAACTGCTAGCATCTTTTACCGCCTTATCTTATTTAAG TATCCAGGTTATGTAGATGCTTATCTGCGGCTTGCTGCCATTGCAAAAGCTCGAAATAACGTGCAGCTAAGTATTGAGCTG ATTGGTGATGCACTCAAGGTGGACGAGAAGTGTCCAGATGCACTGCTAATGCTTGGTGATTTGGAACTTAAGAATGATGATTGGGTCAAGGCAAAAGAAACTTTTCGGGCTGCTAAAGATGCAACTGATGGAAATGATTCTTATGCTACTCTTTGTCTG GGAAATTGGAACTACTTCGCGGCGATTCGGAATGAGAAAAGAGCTCCAAAGTTGGAAGCTACTCATCTAGAGAAGGCTAAAGAACTCTATACAAAG GTTCTCTTTCAGCATAATGCAAATCTCTATGCAGCAAATGGTGCTGGTGTTGTTTTGGCAGAAAAAGGCCAATTTGACATTTCAAAGGATCTTTTCACACAG GTTCAAGAAGCTGCCAGTGGAAATGTTTTTGTCCAAATGCCTGATGTGTGGATTAATCTTGCACATGTTCACTTTGCTCAAGGGAACTTCGCATTGGCTGTGAAAATG TATGAAAATTGTTTGCGGAAATTTTATCATAATACCGACAGTCAAGTGCTCCTCTATTTAGCAAGAACACATTATGAAGCTGAACAGTGGCAAGATTGTAAAAAGACTTTATTAAGAGCCATCCACTTAGCACCTTCAAATTATACATTGAGATTTGACAGTGGAGTAGCACTACAGAAATTTTCAGCCTCAACGTTACAAAAGACTAAGCGGACTGTGGATGAG GAGAGAGCAACGGTTGCAGAGCTGAAGAATGCAGTTCGCTTATTCAGTCTATTGTCTGCAGCTTCAAATCTTCatgttcatggatttgatgagaaaaaaattgaaactcATGTTGGATATTGCAAGCATTTGCTTGAGGCTGCAAAAGTTCACTGTGAGGCAGCTGAGCGTGAAGATCAACAGAATAAGCAGAGACTGGAACTTGCTCGTCAGGTCATATTGGCTGAAGAAAATCGTAGAAAAGCTGAGGAGCAGAGAAAATATCAA TTAGAGAGAAGGAAACAAGAGGATGAACTCAAGCAAGTGATGCAGCAAGAGCAGCATTTAGAGCGCATTAAG GAACAATGGAAGAGTAGTACTCCTGCCTCTAAGCGAAAGGACAGGCCCCAGACTGAGGATGACGAGGGCGGGCATGGtgagaagaggaggaagaaaggtGGGAAGCGGAGAAAGAGGGACAAGAAATCTCATTACGAATCTGAGGAAGCAGAAGCGGAGATGGATGATCAGGAAGAAATGGATGATGGTGACCGTCACAGAAATTATGAAGAACCTTATTATCCAACAAATGATCATGATGAGCAAGCAGAGGATAATCCACAGGATCTACTTGCAGCAGCCGGGCTTGAAGATTCGGATGCCGAGGATGACACT GCTGCACCATCAGCAAATGCAAGTCGGCGAAGGCAGGCATTGTCAGAATCAGACGAGGATGAGCCATTGCCGAGGCAGGGAAGTGATGGAGAAGGCGGAGGCGATGCTactgttgatgatgatgagtga